A single window of Ignavibacteriota bacterium DNA harbors:
- a CDS encoding fibronectin type III domain-containing protein, which translates to MIKSFQLLFVILLLIFSKNLVAQIPTSKGQWKFENQNNLIEATLGNNLSVTGSINSVTGPTEDNKAIKIDVGSYLTAEHGISANGGGNKVNEYTIQIDFKIPIVNVWHTFFQLNELNNDDGDCFINPSGNIGVAATGYSQYAVKANEWYRLVISVKNGVQYKYFLDGNLMNVGTFQAVDDRFSLADKILFFGDNDAEDNEIYCAEIAIWDKAFSDYEAASLGGFGHKLNYNAPQQLILVPYLQTPQPNSIYVCWHDSLSNITQVNYGTTQALGQTTNGTSEIITAPYRWHTVKLTDLIPNTEYFYKAISGSGESKIYSFKTLPDENYKGKIRFLMFSDTHASDTTMAMKVLKESRKKIEELYGEDVQNNINFVLHCGDLVVSGNSITQYTEEYFAPMSQLSSNIPFVTVTGNHEGENQIYYNYMKYDDISAYPTIAGINERFWSFKAGGTLFIGLNTNIVPTLGGTQKSWLENQLKAAENDSTINFVFIISHHFAITELWGEGENFDAGPGYIKTQIYPLLKKYSKVIQHSYGHTHGFERGTYESNNEQGDFRVICSGGGGGPTDRWGVYVNNDYPNIHITHDHYFFQLMEIDVENKTYEASLYSLGNSSKPLNTVKLDHWYKKKNQPEPAKPIANLPNSNEENIIFNTSQYEGIDSLMTARIQIAEDENFSLINLDSMVNWKDIYEVDEFFNPIDRNKNIDLTKISIRTSALDQNKNYYYRVKYRDHNLKWSEWSNSIMFNPITNIVSEKELPSIFKLEQNYPNPFNPVTVIKYQIPFVQKLNAVNVSLKIYDILGREVKALVNRVQKPGNYEIVFNAENLPSGTYFYKISAGNFSDVKKMILLK; encoded by the coding sequence ATGATAAAGTCATTCCAACTTTTATTTGTTATTTTATTACTAATTTTTTCTAAAAACCTTGTTGCGCAAATCCCAACCAGTAAAGGGCAGTGGAAATTCGAAAACCAAAATAATCTAATCGAAGCAACGCTAGGAAATAATTTATCTGTAACCGGATCAATAAACTCCGTTACAGGGCCAACAGAAGATAATAAAGCAATTAAAATTGACGTAGGAAGTTATTTAACCGCAGAGCATGGTATTTCGGCGAATGGCGGCGGAAATAAAGTTAACGAATACACGATTCAAATTGATTTTAAAATTCCTATAGTTAATGTATGGCATACTTTTTTTCAGCTGAATGAACTTAACAATGATGACGGCGATTGTTTCATAAATCCAAGCGGAAACATAGGCGTTGCCGCAACCGGATATTCGCAATATGCAGTTAAAGCAAATGAGTGGTACAGGCTTGTAATTTCTGTAAAAAATGGAGTGCAGTATAAATATTTTCTCGATGGAAATTTAATGAACGTAGGAACCTTCCAAGCTGTTGACGATAGATTTAGTTTAGCTGATAAAATTTTATTCTTTGGTGATAATGATGCTGAAGATAATGAAATTTATTGCGCGGAAATCGCAATTTGGGATAAAGCTTTTTCTGATTATGAAGCAGCAAGTCTGGGAGGATTTGGACATAAACTAAATTATAACGCTCCGCAGCAATTAATTTTAGTTCCTTATTTGCAGACACCTCAGCCAAACTCAATATACGTTTGCTGGCATGATTCGCTGAGCAATATTACACAAGTAAATTACGGTACAACACAGGCTTTGGGACAAACAACAAACGGAACCAGTGAAATAATTACGGCTCCTTATAGATGGCATACCGTTAAATTAACAGATCTAATTCCAAATACTGAATATTTTTATAAAGCAATAAGCGGAAGCGGCGAATCTAAAATATATTCATTTAAAACACTTCCCGATGAAAATTATAAAGGTAAAATAAGATTTCTTATGTTCAGCGACACGCATGCCTCCGATACTACAATGGCTATGAAGGTTTTGAAGGAATCGCGTAAAAAAATAGAAGAACTATACGGAGAAGATGTACAGAACAATATAAATTTTGTTTTACATTGCGGGGATCTTGTTGTAAGCGGAAATAGTATTACACAATATACCGAAGAATATTTTGCGCCAATGTCTCAACTTTCATCTAACATTCCATTTGTAACTGTAACCGGGAACCATGAAGGCGAAAATCAAATTTATTATAATTATATGAAATATGATGATATTTCAGCGTATCCCACAATTGCCGGAATAAATGAAAGATTTTGGTCATTTAAGGCAGGCGGCACATTGTTCATTGGCTTAAACACAAATATTGTTCCAACATTAGGGGGAACGCAAAAAAGCTGGCTGGAAAATCAATTAAAAGCTGCCGAAAATGATTCTACAATAAATTTTGTTTTCATAATTTCGCATCATTTTGCTATAACCGAATTATGGGGCGAAGGTGAAAATTTTGATGCAGGTCCCGGATATATTAAAACGCAAATTTATCCGCTTCTTAAAAAATATTCAAAAGTTATTCAGCATTCTTACGGACATACTCATGGTTTTGAAAGAGGAACTTATGAATCGAACAATGAACAGGGAGATTTTAGAGTTATATGCAGCGGCGGCGGCGGCGGACCAACCGATAGATGGGGAGTTTATGTAAACAACGATTATCCGAATATTCATATTACTCATGATCATTACTTTTTCCAATTAATGGAAATTGATGTAGAAAATAAAACTTATGAAGCTTCATTATATAGCTTGGGAAATTCAAGCAAACCATTAAACACTGTAAAGCTTGATCATTGGTACAAGAAAAAGAATCAGCCTGAACCGGCTAAACCTATTGCAAATTTACCGAATTCTAATGAAGAAAATATAATTTTTAATACCTCTCAATACGAAGGAATCGATTCTTTAATGACAGCGCGAATTCAAATTGCAGAAGATGAGAACTTCAGTTTAATTAATCTCGATTCTATGGTAAATTGGAAAGACATCTATGAAGTTGATGAATTTTTTAATCCTATTGACAGAAATAAAAATATCGATCTGACAAAAATTTCAATAAGAACTTCGGCACTAGATCAAAATAAAAATTATTACTACAGAGTAAAATATAGAGACCATAATCTTAAATGGAGTGAATGGTCAAACTCAATTATGTTTAACCCGATAACAAATATCGTATCTGAAAAAGAATTACCGTCAATATTTAAATTGGAACAGAATTATCCTAATCCGTTCAATCCGGTTACGGTTATAAAATATCAAATTCCATTTGTCCAAAAACTTAATGCTGTAAACGTAAGCTTAAAAATTTATGATATTCTTGGAAGAGAAGTAAAAGCTTTAGTAAACAGAGTTCAGAAACCCGGAAATTATGAAATTGTGTTCAATGCGGAAAATTTGCCGAGCGGAACATATTTTTATAAAATATCCGCGGGAAATTTTAGTGATGTAAAAAAAATGATTTTGCTGAAATAG
- a CDS encoding prolyl oligopeptidase family serine peptidase, which translates to MQKIFFVNETNLPLGYEERLHNNMRFGLFVPPNYSTKTKYPLILVLHGKLDTTSWNLPWYNEPIISIDPCIVVTPKTTNPNMAWGNSNNEKHTTEMLNVFEILNLLRKEFNIDENRFYVHGASMGGFGVFNLLVKEPKMFTAAIAVCGGGLPSTANILKETPLWIFHGDADPIISVEQSRNIYNAILLAGGTKVRYTEYPNVGHDSWINAWNESTILNWLLVQRKNHNLCIPKPPKNIEHEFVDNDLIKLTWDPSKSKNIWYYKIFCNGYKISESDGTNNSVIVESKSQNFVLSITAVNYFFEESKKIEIQISRKIA; encoded by the coding sequence ATGCAGAAAATCTTTTTTGTAAATGAAACTAATTTACCATTGGGTTACGAAGAAAGACTCCATAATAATATGCGTTTTGGATTGTTCGTTCCGCCAAACTACAGCACAAAAACTAAATATCCGCTTATTTTGGTTTTACATGGAAAACTAGACACTACCTCATGGAATTTACCTTGGTATAATGAGCCGATTATTTCTATTGATCCATGCATAGTTGTTACTCCAAAAACAACAAATCCAAATATGGCTTGGGGAAACAGCAATAATGAAAAGCACACAACTGAAATGTTAAACGTTTTTGAAATTCTAAATTTATTGCGTAAAGAATTTAACATTGACGAAAACAGATTTTATGTTCACGGTGCTTCAATGGGCGGATTTGGTGTATTTAATTTACTTGTAAAAGAACCTAAAATGTTTACTGCCGCAATTGCCGTTTGCGGCGGCGGTTTGCCATCCACGGCAAATATTTTAAAGGAAACTCCATTGTGGATATTTCACGGAGATGCCGATCCGATAATTTCAGTTGAACAATCTAGAAACATATATAATGCAATTTTACTTGCGGGCGGTACTAAAGTAAGATACACGGAATATCCAAATGTCGGTCATGATTCGTGGATTAACGCATGGAATGAATCTACTATTCTAAATTGGCTTTTAGTCCAAAGAAAAAATCATAATTTATGTATTCCAAAACCACCAAAAAATATTGAACATGAATTTGTAGACAATGATTTAATTAAATTAACTTGGGATCCTTCTAAAAGTAAAAATATTTGGTATTATAAAATTTTTTGCAATGGTTATAAAATATCGGAATCGGACGGAACAAATAATTCTGTTATAGTTGAAAGCAAGTCGCAAAATTTTGTTTTATCTATAACTGCTGTAAATTATTTTTTCGAAGAATCCAAAAAGATTGAAATACAAATCTCAAGAAAAATTGCATAG
- a CDS encoding MerR family transcriptional regulator, giving the protein MNSIFFRKDFIKETGITDKVLHEFETNNLLKPAGFTEDKTAFYTKVSVEQVNMLKSLTDLGYAIPELQKIVKKIGLPNNSKLQQEEKNMEKFITISSLADQAGVSPRTIKHWEEKGIIESEMRSSGGFRLYSQTYIYMCKLIKDLQLFNYSLEEIKTISDYFRDFLLISNDLNHYTQKETQERLDAMSGAIVQLFSKMNMLKEGISRWENLLKTKQKEIQSIKVKNTKRKISNDKIEI; this is encoded by the coding sequence ATGAATAGTATATTCTTTAGAAAAGATTTTATTAAAGAAACCGGCATAACGGATAAAGTTCTTCATGAATTTGAGACGAACAATTTATTAAAACCGGCCGGATTTACAGAAGACAAAACCGCTTTCTACACAAAAGTTTCGGTAGAACAAGTTAACATGCTTAAATCTTTAACGGATTTAGGTTATGCTATACCGGAACTGCAAAAAATCGTAAAAAAAATCGGACTCCCCAACAATTCCAAACTTCAGCAAGAAGAAAAGAACATGGAGAAATTTATTACCATCAGCAGCCTTGCCGATCAAGCTGGTGTTAGTCCCAGAACAATTAAACATTGGGAAGAAAAAGGAATTATCGAATCTGAAATGAGAAGTTCAGGCGGATTCAGACTTTACTCGCAGACGTATATCTATATGTGTAAATTGATAAAAGATCTTCAGCTGTTTAATTATTCATTAGAAGAAATAAAAACAATATCAGATTATTTTAGAGATTTTCTATTAATTAGCAACGATTTAAATCATTATACTCAAAAAGAAACACAAGAACGCCTTGATGCCATGAGCGGTGCGATCGTTCAGCTTTTTTCCAAAATGAACATGCTTAAAGAGGGAATTTCCAGATGGGAAAATTTGCTCAAAACAAAGCAGAAAGAAATTCAGTCAATTAAAGTGAAAAACACAAAACGTAAAATTTCAAACGATAAAATTGAGATATAG
- a CDS encoding alcohol dehydrogenase catalytic domain-containing protein, translating to MKAVFLTDIKKFETQEISMPVLINDDDVLIKIKMVGVCGSDIHYYKTGRIGSQIVEFPFITGHEAAGIVEKVGSKVKKLKHGQRIAIDPAVYCGNCDQCLSGRENTCRKLVFMGAPKQKEGAMCNYVILKEHNCFPINDNMTFEQAVITEPLAIGIYAVNKSKPNPKDNIAILGVGPIGMSVFHYLRTKEIGDVFVTDRINERLEFSKQLNPKYTGNPSKANVVEEIKLLQPLEMDVVYECSGDPEAYKHAIELLKPGGLFVILGIPEVDEIALPIHELRRKEITILNIRRQLNCTQKAIDLLSSGRINMDKLVTHHFKMEETNEAFELVSNYRDGVMKAMIIIE from the coding sequence ATGAAAGCGGTTTTTCTTACAGATATTAAAAAATTTGAAACGCAAGAAATTTCCATGCCTGTGCTGATAAACGATGACGATGTTCTGATAAAAATAAAAATGGTCGGCGTTTGCGGTTCTGATATTCATTATTATAAAACCGGAAGAATAGGCTCACAAATTGTTGAGTTCCCATTTATAACCGGACATGAAGCCGCCGGAATTGTTGAAAAAGTTGGAAGCAAAGTAAAGAAATTAAAACATGGACAAAGAATCGCGATTGATCCTGCGGTATACTGCGGCAATTGTGATCAATGTCTTTCAGGCAGAGAAAATACTTGTAGAAAACTTGTTTTTATGGGCGCTCCAAAACAAAAAGAAGGGGCAATGTGCAATTATGTGATTTTAAAGGAACATAATTGTTTTCCAATTAATGATAATATGACTTTTGAACAAGCGGTAATTACAGAACCCTTGGCAATTGGAATTTATGCAGTTAATAAATCAAAACCAAATCCGAAAGATAATATTGCGATTCTTGGCGTTGGTCCAATTGGAATGTCAGTATTTCATTATCTTAGAACAAAAGAAATTGGTGATGTCTTTGTTACAGATAGAATAAATGAACGATTAGAATTTTCAAAACAGCTGAATCCAAAATATACCGGAAATCCAAGTAAAGCAAATGTTGTTGAAGAAATTAAACTTCTGCAGCCTTTAGAAATGGATGTTGTATATGAATGCAGCGGTGATCCGGAAGCTTATAAACACGCAATTGAATTGTTAAAACCGGGCGGGCTTTTTGTAATATTAGGAATTCCCGAAGTAGATGAAATTGCTTTACCGATTCACGAATTAAGAAGAAAAGAAATTACAATTTTAAATATACGCCGCCAATTAAACTGTACTCAAAAAGCAATTGATCTTTTATCATCCGGTAGAATAAATATGGATAAATTAGTGACGCATCATTTTAAAATGGAAGAAACAAATGAAGCATTTGAATTAGTATCAAATTACAGAGACGGAGTTATGAAAGCAATGATAATTATAGAGTAA
- a CDS encoding HAD family phosphatase, whose translation MIKAIIFDMDGLLINSEPVWFKAKVNLMKSINLEWTHEDQTSTMGVPTKFWIDYIFNKVNGVLSKEEILHGVTDRMKNLYRNGEIELMPGALDALNIAKQKYKVGLATGSYKELMEIILEVNNWEKYFEVILSSDDLQRGKPFPDIYIEVMKRLNAEPKETVILEDSRDGIRSGVSSGANVIAVPSKEVEVPKEVLNSAAFVIDSLEDFPDILNKLNSK comes from the coding sequence ATGATAAAAGCAATAATTTTTGATATGGACGGTCTATTAATAAATTCCGAACCGGTTTGGTTTAAAGCAAAAGTAAATCTGATGAAATCAATAAATCTTGAATGGACTCACGAAGACCAAACTTCAACTATGGGTGTACCGACAAAATTTTGGATCGATTATATATTCAATAAAGTAAACGGCGTATTATCAAAAGAAGAAATTCTTCACGGCGTGACAGATAGAATGAAAAATTTATATCGAAATGGTGAAATTGAACTTATGCCCGGCGCTTTGGACGCGTTAAATATCGCAAAACAAAAATATAAAGTCGGATTGGCGACCGGCTCTTATAAAGAATTAATGGAAATAATTCTTGAAGTAAATAATTGGGAAAAATATTTCGAAGTTATTTTATCAAGTGACGATCTGCAAAGGGGAAAGCCTTTTCCGGATATTTATATTGAAGTAATGAAAAGATTAAATGCCGAGCCGAAAGAAACCGTAATATTGGAAGATTCGCGCGATGGAATAAGATCTGGTGTATCATCCGGCGCAAACGTAATTGCTGTTCCAAGCAAAGAAGTTGAAGTTCCAAAAGAAGTATTGAATTCAGCGGCATTTGTTATTGACTCTCTCGAAGATTTTCCTGATATTTTAAATAAACTCAACTCCAAATAA
- a CDS encoding fucose isomerase translates to MSDEFRFIPLNSEFIKTDEELLKIGGKFFSSLEKLGGIRSTAKNINDKIPLVYFIITGGTEKLFLNLLKKKKTFIKNEPIFLVAHPTHNSLPACLEILAKLQQNGLTGRIFYFNDHNDKKSLKKLIKSVKHLHVNDYLSNAKIGLIGKPSDWLIASSPSENIVKNSWGPKVIPITMEEVTDSLENISESDLNNYFNSLSENAQSIAEPTKIDIQNNVKIYLVLKALVEKYKLDALTIRCFDLVLNIKTTGCFGLSQLNDDGYIAGCEGDLVSTVAMLWTNKLLNQIPWMANPVQLDEEQNSLWLAHCTVPRSIVKNYNLRSHFESGIGVGIQGTLENEKVTLLRIGGKRMEKIWIAEGKIIQSGNSEHLCRTQVEIKLSRGKVADLLSNPLGNHLILLKGHHSKILYNYWSLYIK, encoded by the coding sequence ATGTCAGATGAATTTAGATTTATCCCTTTAAACTCAGAATTTATTAAAACTGATGAAGAACTTTTAAAAATCGGCGGTAAATTTTTTTCATCTCTTGAAAAATTGGGAGGCATAAGATCAACAGCAAAAAATATAAACGATAAAATCCCTTTGGTTTATTTTATAATTACCGGCGGCACAGAAAAATTGTTTTTAAACTTGTTAAAGAAAAAAAAGACTTTTATTAAAAACGAACCCATATTTTTAGTCGCTCATCCAACACATAATTCACTACCTGCTTGTTTAGAAATTTTAGCTAAACTTCAGCAAAATGGATTAACCGGAAGGATTTTTTATTTTAATGATCATAACGATAAAAAGAGCTTAAAAAAATTAATTAAATCGGTAAAACACTTACATGTAAATGATTATTTATCAAACGCAAAAATTGGATTAATTGGAAAACCTTCAGATTGGCTTATTGCCAGTAGTCCAAGTGAAAATATAGTGAAAAATAGTTGGGGACCTAAAGTTATCCCAATAACAATGGAAGAAGTAACAGATTCACTTGAGAATATTTCTGAATCGGATTTAAATAATTATTTTAACTCTCTTTCGGAAAATGCACAATCAATCGCCGAACCAACAAAAATTGATATTCAAAATAATGTTAAGATTTATTTGGTATTAAAAGCTCTTGTGGAAAAATATAAATTAGACGCGCTAACAATTCGCTGTTTTGATTTAGTTCTTAATATAAAAACAACCGGCTGTTTTGGATTATCTCAATTAAATGATGACGGTTATATTGCCGGATGTGAAGGCGATTTGGTTAGTACTGTCGCGATGTTATGGACAAATAAATTATTAAACCAAATCCCTTGGATGGCAAACCCCGTTCAATTGGATGAAGAGCAAAATTCATTGTGGCTCGCGCATTGTACGGTTCCAAGAAGCATAGTAAAAAATTATAATTTGAGATCACATTTTGAATCCGGAATTGGAGTGGGGATTCAAGGAACTTTGGAAAACGAAAAAGTGACTCTGCTTCGTATCGGCGGAAAAAGAATGGAAAAAATATGGATTGCCGAAGGTAAGATCATTCAGTCCGGAAATTCTGAACATTTGTGCAGAACTCAAGTGGAAATAAAATTATCAAGAGGTAAAGTTGCTGACCTTTTAAGCAATCCGCTTGGCAATCATTTAATTTTGCTCAAAGGTCATCACAGCAAAATTCTGTATAATTATTGGTCTCTATATATTAAATAA
- the xth gene encoding exodeoxyribonuclease III yields MKGLKLLSWNVNGIRAVAKKGFHEWLLNENPDILCIQETKAWEEQLDDSLTKINGYESFFCQGVKKGYSGTAIYTKVKPISVERGFGIPEFDCEGRILIAEYKDFTLYNIYYPNGKKDAVRLKYKMDFYEAFQSHAVDLLKKGKKIIICGDVNTAHKEIDLARPKENSNVSGFLPEERAWIDRFLGEGFIDSLRMFNDKPEVYTWWDQVTRARERNVGWRIDYFYISENLKKNLKNAFVLPDVMGSDHCPVGIELKF; encoded by the coding sequence ATGAAAGGCTTAAAATTATTATCGTGGAATGTAAACGGAATTCGTGCTGTTGCAAAAAAAGGATTCCATGAATGGTTATTAAATGAAAATCCCGATATACTTTGCATACAAGAAACGAAAGCCTGGGAAGAACAGCTTGATGATTCTTTAACCAAAATTAATGGATATGAGTCATTTTTTTGTCAAGGTGTTAAAAAGGGATACAGCGGCACTGCAATTTATACAAAAGTAAAACCTATTAGCGTTGAAAGAGGATTCGGAATTCCCGAGTTTGACTGTGAAGGAAGGATTTTAATTGCCGAATACAAAGATTTTACGCTTTATAATATCTATTATCCAAATGGAAAAAAAGACGCTGTACGCTTGAAATATAAAATGGATTTTTATGAAGCATTTCAATCACATGCCGTTGATCTATTGAAAAAAGGAAAAAAAATTATAATCTGCGGCGATGTAAATACCGCGCATAAAGAAATTGACTTAGCCAGACCAAAAGAAAATTCAAATGTTTCAGGATTCTTGCCGGAAGAAAGAGCTTGGATTGATAGATTTTTGGGAGAAGGATTTATTGATTCGCTACGTATGTTTAATGACAAGCCGGAAGTTTATACTTGGTGGGATCAAGTAACAAGAGCGCGCGAACGTAATGTCGGCTGGAGAATTGATTATTTTTACATCAGTGAAAATTTAAAGAAAAATTTAAAAAATGCATTCGTGTTGCCGGATGTTATGGGTTCAGACCACTGTCCTGTCGGTATAGAATTGAAATTTTAG
- a CDS encoding glycoside hydrolase family 9 protein, with amino-acid sequence MPNSKFIIFFLFATFPQIYSQEAKLKINELEYYEIPSLNIMMFSDFYPEGHQGGLSIVQFGNRIAANGDIRLEPTPGQWSPVPKLGKRIVDKENGIISAELWYPDSTKDKKGFNPVNYPDLQFKYFVRTEAIGDQIKLTVDLEKPLPKEWVGKVGFNLELFPGIYFGEHFIIDKTTGIFPQQPNGPFNFDGNDNLQIDKMAEGIELLIAPGINEKQLKIKSDKNKIQLFDGRGLHNNGWFIIRSVIAPNETENVIEWLITPSYDLNWKYKPVIQISQVGYHPNQVKFAVVELDKQTENTENIQLIKVDIDGEKVIKQVEKPNIWGNFLRYKYLRFDFSDVKEEGIYIIKYGNVSSNRFEIKHDVFSKYIWQPTIEYFLPVQMCHMKIIEKYRTWHGLCHMDDARMAPINLNHFDGYLQGNSTLTEFHSGENVPGLNIGGWHDAGDYDLRVESQSETVYGLALIYELFKSNIDETTIDQTTRTVEIHKPDGKPDILQQIEHGVLSIIGGYESLGRLYRGIICPTLQQYVLLGDGSTMTDNIKYAEDKNDPILNLPLKEDDRWIFTEENPYRELQVAQHLAAASRALKDYNSELSKKCIKIAETLFDVNKDFKPEFKINAAAEIFLTTQNKKYSDFIFSNSNIVANGLGAYGMVLGRFVKASNNYEFNEKIKISVKKSFDQVVEMQKQNPYGVPYQPYIWGAGWGIQEFGVNLLMMHIGFPEIIDNEYVFNALNFILGCHPGENTASFISGVGSKSLIVAYGVNRADWSYIPGGSASGTALIRPDLPELKTWPFFWQQTEYVMGGGTTDFIMLAMAADNLLNKN; translated from the coding sequence ATGCCGAATTCAAAATTTATTATCTTTTTTCTATTTGCTACATTTCCTCAAATATATTCACAAGAAGCAAAATTAAAAATCAATGAGCTTGAATATTACGAAATACCAAGTTTGAACATCATGATGTTTAGCGATTTTTATCCCGAAGGGCACCAAGGCGGATTGTCAATTGTTCAGTTTGGAAATAGAATCGCGGCAAATGGAGATATAAGGTTAGAACCGACACCGGGACAATGGTCACCCGTTCCAAAATTAGGTAAAAGAATTGTTGATAAAGAAAATGGAATCATAAGCGCCGAATTATGGTATCCAGATTCAACCAAAGATAAAAAAGGATTTAATCCCGTTAATTATCCCGATCTGCAATTCAAATATTTTGTACGAACGGAAGCGATCGGAGATCAAATTAAATTAACTGTAGATTTAGAAAAACCATTGCCAAAAGAATGGGTAGGAAAAGTAGGTTTTAATTTAGAACTTTTTCCGGGAATTTATTTTGGCGAACATTTTATAATTGATAAAACAACCGGAATATTTCCGCAGCAGCCGAACGGACCATTTAATTTTGATGGCAATGATAATTTACAAATTGATAAAATGGCAGAAGGAATTGAACTTTTAATTGCGCCCGGTATAAATGAGAAACAATTAAAAATTAAAAGTGATAAAAATAAAATTCAACTTTTTGACGGCAGAGGTTTGCATAACAACGGATGGTTCATTATTAGATCGGTTATTGCGCCAAATGAAACTGAAAACGTAATTGAGTGGTTGATTACGCCAAGTTATGATTTAAATTGGAAATACAAACCTGTTATTCAAATATCACAAGTTGGATATCACCCAAATCAAGTAAAGTTCGCCGTTGTTGAATTGGATAAGCAGACAGAGAATACAGAAAACATTCAATTGATAAAGGTTGATATTGATGGGGAAAAGGTAATAAAGCAAGTTGAAAAACCAAATATTTGGGGAAATTTTCTAAGATATAAATACCTGCGATTTGATTTCAGCGATGTAAAAGAAGAAGGAATCTATATAATTAAATACGGAAATGTTTCTTCAAATAGATTTGAAATTAAACACGATGTTTTTTCTAAATATATATGGCAGCCTACAATAGAATATTTTTTGCCCGTACAAATGTGTCATATGAAAATTATTGAAAAGTATCGAACATGGCACGGCTTATGTCATATGGACGACGCAAGAATGGCTCCGATTAACCTAAATCATTTTGACGGATATCTTCAAGGTAATTCTACATTAACAGAATTTCATTCCGGAGAAAACGTTCCCGGTTTAAACATCGGCGGCTGGCATGATGCCGGAGATTATGATCTTAGAGTCGAATCGCAATCAGAAACAGTGTATGGACTTGCACTAATATACGAACTATTTAAAAGCAACATTGATGAAACAACAATAGATCAAACTACCAGAACAGTTGAAATTCATAAACCGGATGGAAAGCCCGATATACTTCAGCAAATTGAGCATGGAGTTTTATCAATAATCGGAGGATATGAATCACTTGGAAGATTATACAGGGGAATTATTTGTCCAACACTACAGCAATATGTATTGCTTGGTGACGGATCGACAATGACGGATAATATTAAATATGCAGAAGATAAAAATGATCCTATCTTGAATCTTCCGTTAAAGGAAGATGACCGCTGGATATTTACCGAAGAAAATCCATATAGAGAACTGCAGGTTGCACAGCATCTTGCGGCGGCCAGCAGAGCATTAAAAGATTATAATTCTGAACTTAGCAAAAAATGTATAAAAATTGCCGAAACTTTGTTTGATGTTAACAAAGATTTCAAACCGGAATTTAAAATAAACGCAGCCGCAGAAATTTTTCTTACGACTCAAAATAAAAAATATTCAGATTTTATTTTTAGCAATTCCAATATAGTTGCAAATGGACTTGGAGCTTATGGCATGGTTTTGGGTCGTTTTGTAAAAGCTTCAAACAATTATGAATTCAATGAGAAAATTAAAATTTCTGTTAAAAAAAGCTTTGATCAAGTTGTTGAAATGCAGAAACAAAATCCGTATGGAGTTCCTTACCAACCGTATATTTGGGGAGCCGGCTGGGGAATTCAAGAATTTGGAGTTAACTTACTAATGATGCATATTGGCTTTCCCGAAATTATTGACAACGAATATGTATTCAATGCGCTGAATTTTATTCTTGGTTGTCATCCGGGAGAAAATACAGCTTCTTTTATTTCCGGAGTTGGATCAAAATCTCTTATTGTTGCTTATGGAGTAAATAGAGCCGATTGGTCATATATTCCCGGCGGTTCCGCTAGCGGAACGGCTTTAATTAGACCAGATTTACCCGAGTTAAAAACTTGGCCGTTTTTTTGGCAGCAAACTGAATACGTTATGGGCGGCGGAACAACTGATTTTATAATGCTTGCTATGGCGGCTGACAATTTGTTAAATAAAAATTAA